The DNA window GGCCCCAACGTCGTTTGCGCCGAGGCCTTTTCGGCGTCGGTGTCGGCGGCGGTGTCGGCGGCGCCGGGGGACGGGCTCGCGGTGGTGCGGGCGGACGGGCTCGCGGTGGTGGCGATCTGCGTGGCGGGGGTGGCGGGGGTGTGGGCGGGTTCGGCGGCGGAAGTCTGCGAGGTGGCCGGTAGTTGGGGTCACGCCGGATCACCTGCGACGGCTCCCGGCGCGGGTCGTAACCCGGGGGCGGCTGCCGGTTGTCGTCCACAGCAAGAATGTACGTCGGCGGCGACTTATTGCAGCCAGTTCAGATGGCCCGCCGCCAACGCGTAGCCGACGAACGCGACGGCGTCGATCAGGGCGTGCGCCACGATCAGTGGCCACAACCGCCCGGTGCGTACGTACACATATCCGAAGACCAGGCCCATCACCAGGTTGCCGAGACCCGCGCCGAATCCTTGATACAGGTGGTACAGGCCGCGCAGCACGCTCGTCACGATCACCGCGGCGACGGGGCTGAAGCGGAGCTGGCGCAGGCGGGTAAGCAGGAATCCAACGACGATCACTTCCTCGGCCCACCCGTTGGCGAACGCGACGAGAAGCAGTACAGGGATGCGCCACCAGGTGTCGTAGAGCTCAGCGGGCTCCACGGATGCGTTCATGCCCAGTACTCGGGAGAGCAGATAGAAGGCCAGGCCGGGCAGGCCGATCAACAACGCCAGACCGAGGCCGCCGAGCACGTCGGGGCGCCACTGGATACGGCCCAGTCCGATCTGGGCGGGACCAAACCCGCTGCGCCACAGCAGATATAGGCCCAGCGCGCCCCACGCCAGCAACTGGAACACCCAGGCGAGGTTGAGCCCGAGGTCGATCAGATCGAACGGCGACCGGCGCGGATTGAGCGCCACGACCTGCCCGGACAACCCGAGCAGGACGGCCTCGATCAGCTTCAGTAGCGCGGTGTACGCCGAAAGCCCGAAGGTGACCGCCAGCATGACCGCGATCTCGATACGCAGCCCACGGCGCTGCGGGTCGGTCAGTTGGTCGGGGCCGCCGGTCACCGAGCCAGGCTAGCGGCCCGGTTGCGCTCAGAGTCGACGCGCGCGCAAGCCGTTGAGAAACGGGCAACCCATCAGCACGCGGATCGCCTGGGACAGACCGCTGATGTCATCGACCGGCTTCGCGAACGGCAGCCGAACATCATGGTCACCGTCATCGCCTTCGATGCGAAGTTGCACGCCGTAGCGATCCAGGCCCAGCGGACGGACTCGTCCGCGGCGCAGCGAGACGGGAAGCCGGCTGGCCAACCGGTCGACCACCTCGCGGTGGGCGGACTCCATATGTTGCAGCCAGCACGACTCCATCGCGCAGAAGGGATCGGGACGCGCACCGAGCAACGCGCTCAACCCCACCGATTCGGCACCGGTGGAATCGGCGACAACGACTGAGTCGATCTCCAACCTCATCAGCGCGTAGCGCGTGTCTCGGTCGGTATCGCCGGTACTTGAGTTCACCTGTAGTAGGGCGGGATTCGGATCCTCGGCCGCGATCAAGTCGAGGAGGGCGGCGATTTCGCCAGAGCGAACATCGTGCAGCCGCCCACGAATCCACACCAATGACCGCACCGGCTCGCGGAGCGGCAGGGGCGCATAGTCGGTCATCTCCAGCACCGCCTGGACACCTGCCGCGCCGGCCGAGACCACCGTTTGAGCGACGGGCCCATCCACCGGAACGGTGATCGCGAACGAGCCGTCGTCGAGGAGATGGTGCACCGGCGAGTCGGCGGGCTCCAGTCCTTCGACGGCAAGCATGGCGCCGCCCGCGCGCGCGAATGCGCTGCGGATGCGCTCGGCCGTCGTCGGTGTGACTTTGGTCGATAGGTCTGTCATCGCCTGCCTCCCGTAGTAAGGTGAGGCTAACTTAACTGCGGCACCGGCGATCGCGCAAGGCTTACCTGCAGGGGAACGGGATTACCGCGGTGAACCGATAGGGTTGAACTGTGACCCGTATCGCTTATCTGGGCCCCGAAGGGACCTTCACCGAGGCGGCCCTGCGCGGCATGGTCGAGGCGCAACTGGTCCCGTTGGCAGATTTCGAATGGTTTCCAACGGTCAGCCCTTCGGCGGCGCTGGAAATGGTGCGATCGTCAGACGCCGCGTTCGCCTGCGTGCCGATCGAGAACTCGATCGAGGGCTCCGTCCTGCCGACGCTCGACAGTTTGGCGACCGGTTCGCCGCTGCAGATCTTCGCCGAGTACACCCTCGACATCGCCTTCACGATCGCGGCGCGAACGGGCGTGACGGCGCCCGCCTCGATCGCCGCGTTTCCGGTGGCGCGTGCCCAGGTGGCGAGATGGGTCGCAACTAATCTTCCCCAGGTCGAGTTTCAGGCGGCGGACTCCAACGCCGCGGCGGCTGTCGACGTCGCCAACGGTCGCGCCGATGCGGCCGTCACCACCGCGTTGGCCGCCCAACGGTACGGCCTGGAGGTGCTGGCAGCCGGCGTCGTGGACGAGCCCAATGCCCGCACCCGCTTCGTGCTCGCGGGCCCGGTCGGTCCGCCGCCGCGGCGCACCAACGCCGATCGCACGTCGGTGGTGCTGCGACTGGACAACGTGCCGGGGGCGCTGGCGGCGGCGCTGGGGGAGTTCGCGATCCGCGACATCGACCTGACCCGCATCGAATCGCGGCCCACCCGAACCGAACTGGGCACGTACATCTTCTTCCTCGACTGTGTCGGTCACGTCGACGATGCGCCGGTTGCCGAGGCACTCAAAGCGTTGGGCGAACGTTGTGCAGATGTGCGCTATCTCGGTTCATGGCCGACGGGATCGGCCGGGCGCACCCGACAGCGAGAGGGGTAAGCGTGAGTGGACGGCTGGTGCTGGTTCGGCACGGACAGTCGCACAGCAACGTCGAGCGTCGGCTCGACACCAGACCACCTGGCGCGGCGCTGACCGACCTGGGTCGAGACCAGGCCCGCATGTTCGCACGTGGATTAACGGACTCCCCCGGCCTCATCGCGCATTCGGTGGCCGTGCGGGCGACGCAGACCGCGCGCGAAATCGCCGACGAACTCGGTGTGGACACCTCCGAAGTGGAGGGGATCCACGAAGTTCAGGTGGGGCGGCTCGAAGGCCGTCATGACGACGCGGCGATCGCGGAGTTCAACTCCATCTACGAACGTTGGCACCTGGGCGATGTCGATGTGCCGCTGCCTGACGGGGAGACGGCCCGCCAGGTCTTGAATCGGTATCTGCCCGTCGTCACCCAACTGCGCATGCGCTATCTCGACGACGACGCGTTCACCGGCGACGTCGTCATGGTCAGCCATGGCGCTGCGATCCGGTTGGCCTCGGCTGTGCTGGCGGGGGTCGACGGCAGCTTCGCCCTCGACCACCACCTGGGAAACAGCGAGGCCGTAGTGCTGGCGCCGATCACCGATGGCCGGTGGAGCTGTGTGCAATGGGGGGCGTTGATACCGCCGTTCTATCCCGAGCCCGACGTCCACCCCGTTGCGGACGCGCTCCAGTCCGCCGACCCGATGGGCTGACCCGGCTCAGATCGCCTCTGCGATCAGGGCATCGCAGGTGCAGCCGATGGCATCGCAGTCGATGCTGAATGCATGCACCACTTCGAGTGCCTGACAGTCGGCCTCGGTGCATTCGTCGCGGCCCAACGCATGGTGAACGACGGTGCCGTGGCAGTGCTCGACTCCGGTCGCACAGTCGCGGCACTGGCTGCTCATGGATCCAGTTTCTCGCGGGAGCCGGCACAAGTCCCTCAAACGCGCGGCGTGTCGCCGGGCCTAACCCCAGCCGAGTTCGTGCAGCCGGTTGTCGTCGATGCCGAAGTGATGCGCGATCTCGTGGATGACCGTGATGGCGACCTCGTCGATGACCTGAGCTTCGGTGTCGCAGAAATCCAGCAGTGCTCCGCGGTAGATGGTGACGGTGTCCGGTAGCGATCCCGCCGCGTACCAACTGTCGCGTTCGGTGAGCGCGACACCTTCGTAGAGCCCCAGCAGGTCGGGTTCGTCGGCGTTGCGGTCCTCGACCAGGACGACGACGTTGTCGATCGCCTTCGCGAGTTCCTGCGGGATCAGGTCAAGTGCGTCCGAGACCAGCTCGTCAAACCGTTGCGGGCTCATCCGCACGGCCACGCTGCTACGGCACCGGTGGTGGTGGTGGCGCGGGTGCGGGCACGGCCGCCGGTGCGGGCGGTGGCGGGGGCGGGGGCAGGCCTGGCGGAGGCAGCTCCGGTGGCGGCGGTGGCGGAGGCAGCCCCGGCGGCGGCGGCGGGGGCGCCCCCGGTGGTGGGGGCGGCGCGTTGAGGAAGGTATTGCCCGGCGCGGCCGGGTCCGTGGTCGGAGCGGCAGTTTCGGTGGCCTGAGCCGAACCCGGCATGTGCTGGGTCTGATTGCCGTAGTCGGACTGGTCATCAGACGACGAAGACGACGATGACGAGGACGAGGACGACTCGGCAGGCTCGTCGGGCATCGGAACCGGCGGGAAGCTCAGCCGTTCCTCGGGGATGTCGGGCGGCGGAATCGGCGGCTGCCCGTTGATCATCAACGGGCCCTTGGCGCTGTTGAGCAGTGTGGACCAGCCACCGTTCCCGAGGGTCGCGCCGATGCTGCACGACACCTGATGGCTACCCGCCGACCAGGTGGGCAGCGAGATCGTGCTGTAGATGAGCGTCAGCGTGGTGCTGCGGAGCTGAATCGGCGCCAGGTAGGCGTCGGTCATCCGGGTGCACGCATCCTTGATGAAGCTGTCCTGCTCAGGCTCGGGCGGCAATCCGGTCGGGAACTTCTCGGCGAGGTTGACGGCACCGGTGACCTCCATCGCGTGCGGCGCGGCGCAGTCGATCGGAATGTCGGTGGGCTGGTTGGTCGACGGGTCGATGCCGAGGCAGGTGCCCGCGGGCCACACCTTCGACTGGTCGTTGTCGGCGACCTTGCCCTTGAACGCCAGCTGCTGGTTGTTGGGGCCTGGCAGCTGCATACCGCAGAGCATGCGACGCTCACCGGACTGTTTCCAGGCCTTGTCGCCGGACCACAACATGCTGACGGTGAAGCGGCTGTTCGGATCGAAGTCGGTGCCCAGGTAGTGCTTGACCGCGGCCGAGCACTGCTCCTGACTGATCTGCTGAATCCGCGCGGCCGACGGCGGCGCGGCGTCGGGCCCGTACTCGCTGCCGGGGAACGTGCGCATATCGACCGATTCGGCGACCTCGAACCGGTGCTCGTCCTTGCAGTCGACGATCTCCGCCGAATCCGGGGTGCGCTCAGGCCAGTTCAGGCAATCGCCGGCCTTCGCGTGCTTGAAGGTGTCGTTACCCCGGGGACCGAGCGAGATCGTGCTGGCGGTCAGGCCGCCAGGGCCCTCGCTCTGTGGAATCGCGGTGATCAGACCGGCTATGAGCAGTCCGCCGAGGGCGGTCAGCAGCAGCGCCCGACGCGTCGACGCGGCCTGCAGGCTGCGCCATAACGACGCCCGCGGCGAGGACTTTGGAGCCTCGTCAGCAGACGGATATTCCACGGTGGGTGCGTCAGACATCTGCTCCATTGTGACAGGCGTGTCGGGCGTTGTGACAAGTGATGCAGTTGTAACGTTATGAGGTTGTGCCTGGGGGTCCGACCTCGGCTGTTCCCCGGCTTCCCCTCGTCGCTGGCCAAAGTAGTGTTGCGCCCGTGATCGACCTCAAGCTGCTGCGCGAAAATCCGGATCTGGTGCGCGCATCGCAACGTGCCCGCGGAGAAGACCCCGGCCTAGTCGACGCGCTCCTCGACGCCGATGCTGCGCGGCGGGCGGTGGTGTCGTCGGCCGACAACCTGCGCGCCGAGCAGAAGGCGGCCAGTAAGAAGGTGGGCAAGGCCTCGCCGGACGAGCGGCCCGCCCTGCTGGCTGCAGCCAAGGAGCTGGCCGACAAGGTGAAGGCCGCCGAAGCGGAGCAGGGCGAGGCCGAAACGGCGTTCACAGCGGCACACATGGCCATCTCGAATGTGATCATCGACGGTGTCCCCGCCGGCGGCGAAGACGACTTCGTGTTGCTCGACACCGTGGGCGAACCACCCGCGATCGACAACCCGAAGGACCACGTCGAGCTCGGCGAATCGCTGGGGCTCATCGATCTGGAACGCGGCGCCAAGGTGTCCGGCGCGCGGTTCTACTTCCTGACGGGCGCGGGGGCGCTGCTTCAGCTCGGACTGCTGCAGCTGGCCTCGCAGCTGGCCCAGGCGAACGGGTTCACCCTGATGATTCCGCCGGTGCTGGTACGCCCGGAGGTCATGGCGGGCACCGGATTTCTCGGTGCGCACGCCGAGGAGGTCTACCACTTGGAGACCGACGATCTCTATCTGGTCGGTACGTCGGAGGTGGCCCTGGCCGGTTACCACTCCGGCGAGATTCTCGATTTGTCCGACGGACCGCGGCGCTACGCGGGATGGTCGTCGTGCTTCCGTCGCGAGGCGGGCAGCCATGGAAAGGACACCCGCGGCATCATTCGTGTGCACCAATTCGACAAGGTCGAGGGTTTCATCTACTGCAAGCCCGAGGAGGCCGAGGCCGAACATCAGCGGCTGCTCGGTTGGGAGCGAGAGATGCTGGCGAAGATCGACGTGCCATATCGCGTGATCGACATCGCGGCAGGGGATTTGGGGTCGTCGGCCGCGCGCAAGTTCGACTGTGAGGCGTGGGTCCCGACGCAGCAGACATATCGGGAGCTGACCTCGACGTCGAACTGCACGACGTTTCAGGCGCGGCGTCTGGCGGTGCGTTACCGCGATGAGAACGGCAAACCCCAGACCGCCGCGACCCTCAACGGCACGCTGGCGACCACCCGATGGTTGGTCGCCATCCTCGAGAACCACCAGCAGCCCGATGGAAGTGTGCGGGTGCCGGAAGCCTTGGTGGGGTTCGTCGGAACCGAAGTGCTCGAGCCGAAGTAGCTACGACTAACGCTCGAGCAGTTCGTCGAGCTTGGCGAGGAACTCCGTCGGCCGCTGCGGTGTGAACGCCGGGTTGGTGCGTGCGCCTGCGACATCGAGGGTGACGAGCGTGGACTTGATCGGTCGCCACACATCCAGCGGCAGCCAGCGACGGATGTTGGAACTGCCCCACAGGCGGAATCGCTCGTTGAGGAAGCTCAGGGATTCGGCCTTGTACCCGCGCACGTCGCGAAGCGGGATGATCTTGGAAGTGCCCGATGGAAAGTGGTAGCGCCGCAATGTGATTGCCTCGCGGTCCAGCTGGATGAGGCCGTCGTCGTAATGCTGGAGCGGTCCCGCCACGGTTACGTACCCTCCCGTGCGGAGCGCAGCTCATGCCCCTTGGTCGTCAGGCATCGGCCGTTCTCGAGATTCCACTGCCAACCGTGCAGGTTGCAGGTCAACGTGGAGCCTTCCACCACGCCGAACTTCGACAGGTCGGCCTTCAGGTGCGGGCAGCGTCGTTGAATCTCCCAGCCGTCCAACGTGATGGAGGCGGTGTCGTCATGCGCTTCGGCAAACCAACCGTCGGCGTAGGCGATGCGCTCGTCGGTCAGACACTTGAAGAACGTGTAGAGGTACTCGTTGTAACCGCCGACCCGCCACGCCGAAAACCGGGTCGACAAGAAGATCGTATTGACCCAGTCCGGCTCGTTGTCCCGCAGTACCGTACGCACCAGGTCCGGCGCGATCGCGAAGCCGTATCGGAACTTCTCGTCCGGAATTGGTTCACGGACAGCACGTTTCGGAAAATCCAGCACGACAGATTCGTCGTGGCCGCCGCCGTTGAGGCGCAGTTCCACCGGATAGCCGATGCCGTCGCAGATCTGGTCGCTGGCCAGCATGATCGGCTCGAAGAGCGTGCGCAGCGGCTCCAGCATGGACTCGCCCGCCGCGGGCGCCCACTTCGCCTTCTCGGCGGCCAGCACCGGTGCCATCCGCTCGGCGTAGTCGGCGATGTAGGCCGCCTTACCGCTCGTGAAGATCGCCTGCACCTGGTCGTCGGGCAGGGGATGGTGCAGCGAATTCAACTGTGAGCCAGTGAAATCGGCCGCCGTCCCCGGCATCATCAGCAGCCCGCCGTCGTGGCCGTTGGTGCGCATCTGCTCGAGGAAGACCACCTGGTCGGGAAAGATGTTGGCGGGATCGCCGTGATCGTCGTTGAGGTCACGCAGCGCTGAATCCAAGAAGCACGGCGGCCCCGCGGACGGGATCACCCAGGTCGCCCCCACC is part of the Mycolicibacterium tusciae JS617 genome and encodes:
- a CDS encoding CPBP family intramembrane glutamic endopeptidase — encoded protein: MTGGPDQLTDPQRRGLRIEIAVMLAVTFGLSAYTALLKLIEAVLLGLSGQVVALNPRRSPFDLIDLGLNLAWVFQLLAWGALGLYLLWRSGFGPAQIGLGRIQWRPDVLGGLGLALLIGLPGLAFYLLSRVLGMNASVEPAELYDTWWRIPVLLLVAFANGWAEEVIVVGFLLTRLRQLRFSPVAAVIVTSVLRGLYHLYQGFGAGLGNLVMGLVFGYVYVRTGRLWPLIVAHALIDAVAFVGYALAAGHLNWLQ
- a CDS encoding DUF2470 domain-containing protein — protein: MTDLSTKVTPTTAERIRSAFARAGGAMLAVEGLEPADSPVHHLLDDGSFAITVPVDGPVAQTVVSAGAAGVQAVLEMTDYAPLPLREPVRSLVWIRGRLHDVRSGEIAALLDLIAAEDPNPALLQVNSSTGDTDRDTRYALMRLEIDSVVVADSTGAESVGLSALLGARPDPFCAMESCWLQHMESAHREVVDRLASRLPVSLRRGRVRPLGLDRYGVQLRIEGDDGDHDVRLPFAKPVDDISGLSQAIRVLMGCPFLNGLRARRL
- the pheA gene encoding prephenate dehydratase; amino-acid sequence: MTRIAYLGPEGTFTEAALRGMVEAQLVPLADFEWFPTVSPSAALEMVRSSDAAFACVPIENSIEGSVLPTLDSLATGSPLQIFAEYTLDIAFTIAARTGVTAPASIAAFPVARAQVARWVATNLPQVEFQAADSNAAAAVDVANGRADAAVTTALAAQRYGLEVLAAGVVDEPNARTRFVLAGPVGPPPRRTNADRTSVVLRLDNVPGALAAALGEFAIRDIDLTRIESRPTRTELGTYIFFLDCVGHVDDAPVAEALKALGERCADVRYLGSWPTGSAGRTRQREG
- a CDS encoding histidine phosphatase family protein, with the translated sequence MSGRLVLVRHGQSHSNVERRLDTRPPGAALTDLGRDQARMFARGLTDSPGLIAHSVAVRATQTAREIADELGVDTSEVEGIHEVQVGRLEGRHDDAAIAEFNSIYERWHLGDVDVPLPDGETARQVLNRYLPVVTQLRMRYLDDDAFTGDVVMVSHGAAIRLASAVLAGVDGSFALDHHLGNSEAVVLAPITDGRWSCVQWGALIPPFYPEPDVHPVADALQSADPMG
- a CDS encoding metallopeptidase family protein; translated protein: MSPQRFDELVSDALDLIPQELAKAIDNVVVLVEDRNADEPDLLGLYEGVALTERDSWYAAGSLPDTVTIYRGALLDFCDTEAQVIDEVAITVIHEIAHHFGIDDNRLHELGWG
- a CDS encoding septum formation family protein, which gives rise to MEQMSDAPTVEYPSADEAPKSSPRASLWRSLQAASTRRALLLTALGGLLIAGLITAIPQSEGPGGLTASTISLGPRGNDTFKHAKAGDCLNWPERTPDSAEIVDCKDEHRFEVAESVDMRTFPGSEYGPDAAPPSAARIQQISQEQCSAAVKHYLGTDFDPNSRFTVSMLWSGDKAWKQSGERRMLCGMQLPGPNNQQLAFKGKVADNDQSKVWPAGTCLGIDPSTNQPTDIPIDCAAPHAMEVTGAVNLAEKFPTGLPPEPEQDSFIKDACTRMTDAYLAPIQLRSTTLTLIYSTISLPTWSAGSHQVSCSIGATLGNGGWSTLLNSAKGPLMINGQPPIPPPDIPEERLSFPPVPMPDEPAESSSSSSSSSSSSDDQSDYGNQTQHMPGSAQATETAAPTTDPAAPGNTFLNAPPPPPGAPPPPPPGLPPPPPPPELPPPGLPPPPPPPAPAAVPAPAPPPPPVP
- the serS gene encoding serine--tRNA ligase encodes the protein MIDLKLLRENPDLVRASQRARGEDPGLVDALLDADAARRAVVSSADNLRAEQKAASKKVGKASPDERPALLAAAKELADKVKAAEAEQGEAETAFTAAHMAISNVIIDGVPAGGEDDFVLLDTVGEPPAIDNPKDHVELGESLGLIDLERGAKVSGARFYFLTGAGALLQLGLLQLASQLAQANGFTLMIPPVLVRPEVMAGTGFLGAHAEEVYHLETDDLYLVGTSEVALAGYHSGEILDLSDGPRRYAGWSSCFRREAGSHGKDTRGIIRVHQFDKVEGFIYCKPEEAEAEHQRLLGWEREMLAKIDVPYRVIDIAAGDLGSSAARKFDCEAWVPTQQTYRELTSTSNCTTFQARRLAVRYRDENGKPQTAATLNGTLATTRWLVAILENHQQPDGSVRVPEALVGFVGTEVLEPK
- a CDS encoding MBL fold metallo-hydrolase — encoded protein: MQVTSVGHAGFRIDTNAGAILCDPWVNPAYFASWFPFPDNSELDWDDLGDCDYLYVSHLHADHFDPRNLSAHVNKDAMVLLPDFPVPDLRRELEKIGFHRFFETTDSVKHRVSGPKGDLDVMIISLRAPADGPIGDSGLVVDDGETVCFNMNDARPVDLDVVHADFGAVDVHMLQYSGAIWYPMVYDMPARAKEAFGTQKRQRQMDRCRQYIAQVGATWVIPSAGPPCFLDSALRDLNDDHGDPANIFPDQVVFLEQMRTNGHDGGLLMMPGTAADFTGSQLNSLHHPLPDDQVQAIFTSGKAAYIADYAERMAPVLAAEKAKWAPAAGESMLEPLRTLFEPIMLASDQICDGIGYPVELRLNGGGHDESVVLDFPKRAVREPIPDEKFRYGFAIAPDLVRTVLRDNEPDWVNTIFLSTRFSAWRVGGYNEYLYTFFKCLTDERIAYADGWFAEAHDDTASITLDGWEIQRRCPHLKADLSKFGVVEGSTLTCNLHGWQWNLENGRCLTTKGHELRSAREGT